Proteins encoded in a region of the Xiphophorus couchianus chromosome 11, X_couchianus-1.0, whole genome shotgun sequence genome:
- the cyb5d2 gene encoding neuferricin, which yields MLRYALGACLSVLVAVLFFPPDWSVGWGGESQKVAPARLLSRSALSLYDGEKGSRGLYLAILGQVFDVSKGHKHYGPGGGYHFMAGKDSSLAFITGDFTESGLTDDVSSLSPLEVVALYDWLDFYHKEYQHVGLVVGQFYDETGQPTEALLEVEASLAEGQKLKAQSEAEKIRFPPCNSEWSSSRGKRVWCSTKSGGVKRDWTGVPRKFFSPGSGHTRCICIKDPSAAADHPSMQKYDGCPSDSESCMVGDD from the exons ATGCTGAGATACGCGCTGGGCgcgtgtttgtctgttttagtGGCAGTGCTGTTTTTTCCTCCTGACTGGTCCGTTGGTTGGGGAGGGGAATCACAGAAGGTGGCCCCGGCGCGGCTCCTGAGCAGGAGTGCCCTGTCTCTATACGACGGAGAAAAGGGCAGCAGGGGCCTTTACTTGGCCATTCTGGGCCAGGTTTTTGACGTATCCAAAGGACACAAGCATTATGGACCCGGGGGTGGTTATCACTTTATGGCAG GGAAAGATTCCTCCTTGGCTTTCATCACAGGAGACTTCACAGAAAGTGGCCTGACGGATGATGTCTCCAGTTTGTCTCCACTGGAGGTGGTGGCCCTTTATGACTGGCTGGATTTTTATCACAAAGAATACCAGCATGTTG GGTTGGTAGTGGGACAGTTCTACGATGAGACTGGACAGCCCACAGAGGCCCTGCTGGAGGTTGAAGCATCACTAGCAGAGGGCCAGAAACTGAAGGCCCAATCAGAAGCCGAGAAGATTCGCTTTCCTCCTTGCAACTCCGAGTGGAGCTCTAGTCGGGGCAAAAGAGTCTGGTGCTCTACTAAAAG CGGTGGAGTAAAAAGAGACTGGACTGGCGTACCGCGAAAGTTCTTCTCCCCAGGTTCCGGTCATACACGGTGCATCTGTATCAAAGAtccatctgcagcagcagatcatCCCAGCATGCAGAAATATGATGGCTGCCCTTCAGATTCCGAGTCGTGCATGGTGGGAGACGACTAA
- the ankfy1 gene encoding rabankyrin-5 isoform X1, translating to MAEEEVGKLQKHLALLRQEYVKMQQKLADTERRCAVLAAQTSSQASPSQSGADTFISRLLEFVANLYQQEHYSDLKVKVAGDQYCAHKFVLAARTDVWSLANLASTAELDLTDCKAEVAMAMLRWVYTDELELSEDDAFLIDLMKLANRFQLHLLRERCEKGVMSSVNVRNCIRFYQTAEELNASTLMNYCGEIIASHWDDLRKEDFSTMSAQLLYKMIKSKTEYPLHKAIKVEREDVVFLYLIEMDSQLPGKLNELDNNGDLALDLALSRKLEGIATTLVNNKADVDMVDQSGWSLLHKAIQRGDEFASIFLIRHAAQVNAATVGAVETPLHLVCSFSPKKHTAEVMSSMARIAEALLKAGANPNMQNSKGRTPLHEAVASGNEAVFNQLLQCKQLDLELKDHEGSTALWLALQHITMSSDLSVNPFEDDAPVVNGTSFDENGFASQLIKRGSNPDAPDASTGNCLLQRAARAGNEAAALFLATHGAKVNHVNKWGESPLHTACRCGLASLTAELLQQGANPNLQTQKSLPEETNGVALQTPLHMAIAHNHPDVVSVILEQKANALHATNNLQIIPDFSLKDSMDQTVLGLALWTGMHTIAAQLLGSGASINDTMSNGQTLLHMAIQRQDSKSALFLLEHQADINVRTQEGQTALQLAIGNQLPLVVDAICTRGADMSVTNEKGDPPLWLALENGLEDIASTLVRHGCDATCWSPGPSGCLQTLLHRAVDENNEVSACFLIRSGCDVNSPRRPGPNGEGDEEARDGQSPLHLASSWGLEDVVQCLLEFGANVNAQDSEGRAPIHAAISNQHNVIIQLLISHPEIRLNLRDRQGMTPFACAMTHKNNKAAEAILKRESGAAEQVDNKGRNFLHLAVQNSDIESVLFLISVQANVNSRIQDAAKLTPLHLAVQAGSEIIVRNLLLAGAKVNELTKHRQTALHLAAQQDQATICSVLLENGIDFAAEDENGNNALHLAVMQGRLNNVRTLLTESNIDAEAFNLRGQSPMHVLGHYGKENAAAIFELFLECMPEYPLDKPDGEGNTVLLLAYMKGNANLCRAIVRAGARLGVTNNQGTNIFNYQVATKQLLFRLLDMLSKEPPWCDGSNCYECTAKFGVTTRKHHCRHCGRLLCHKCSIKEIPIIKFDLNKPVRVCDICFDVLTLGGVS from the exons ATGGCGGAAG AGGAGGTGGGGAAGCTGCAGAAGCACCTGGCCTTGCTGAGGCAGGAGTACGTGAAGATGCAGCAGAAGCTGGCCGACACCGAGAGGCGCTGCGCCGTGCTCGCCGCGCAGACTTCCAGCCAGGCCTCTCCCAGCCAATCGGGTGCAGACACCTTCATCAGCCGCCTGCTGGAATTTGTGGCCAACCTCTACCAACAGGAACACTACAG TGATCTGAAAGTGAAAGTCGCGGGCGATCAATACTGTGCCCATAAGTTTGTGCTGGCCGCTCGCACCGATGTCTGGAGTCTGGCCAACCTGGCATCCACCGCTGAACTGGACCTTACTG ACTGCAAAGCTGAGGTAGCCATGGCGATGCTGCGCTGGGTGTACACAGACGAGTTGGAGCTCAGTGAGGATGACGCTTTTCTGATTGACCTGATGAAGCTGGCCAACCGGTTCCAGCTTCACCTGCTCAGAGAGCG GTGTGAAAAAGGTGTGATGTCATCTGTAAACGTGAGGAACTGCATTCGCTTCTACCAAACAGCTGAGGAGCTGAACGCCAGCACCCTGATGAACTACTGTGGCGAGATCATAGCCAGCCACTGG GATGATCTGCGAAAAGAAGATTTCAGTACCATGAGTGCCCAACTTTTGTACAAGATGATCAAATCGAAAACGGAGTACCCTCTCCACAAAGCCATCAAAGTCGAGCGGGAAGATGTGGTGTTTCTATATCTTATAGAGATGGATTCGCAG TTACCGGGGAAACTGAATGAACTGGACAACAACGGGGACCTCGCTCTGGACCTGGCGCTCTCCAGAAAACTGGAGGGGATCGCCACGACTCTGGTTAACAACAAAGCTGACGTGGACATGGTGGATCAGAGCGGCTGGAGCCTCCTTCATAAGGCCATCCAGAGAG GGGACGAATTTGCTTCCATCTTCCTGATCCGCCACGCGGCTCAGGTGAACGCAGCCACAGTGGGGGCAGTGGAAACCCCTCTCCATCTGGTCTGCTCCTTCAGCCCCAAGAAACACACGGCCGAGGTGATGAGCAGCATGGCCCGAATCGCAGAAGCTCTGCTCAAAGCCGGCGCTAACCCCAACATGCAGAACAGCAAAGGCAG AACTCCGCTGCATGAAGCCGTGGCGTCGGGGAACGAGGCCGTGTTCAATCAGCTGCTACAGTGCAAACA ACTCGACCTGGAGCTGAAGGACCATGAAGGCAGCACAGCTCTGTGGCTGGCTCTGCAGCACATCACCATGTCATCAGATCTCTCTGTGAACCCGTTCGAGGACGACGCCCCGGTCGTGAACGGGACGTCGTTCGACGAGAACGGCTTTGCCTCTCAGCTCATCAAGAGAGGAAGCAATCCCGACGCACCAGACGCCTCCACAG GAAACTGCCTCTTGCAGAGAGCAGCTCGGGCAGGCAACGAAGCGGCGGCGCTTTTTCTGGCGACTCACGGGGCAAAAGTCAACCACGTGAATAAATGG GGCGAGAGCCCGCTTCATACGGCGTGTCGCTGCGGCCTGGCCAGCCTGACCGCCGAACTGCTCCAGCAGGGCGCCAACCCCAACCTGCAGACCCAGAAGTCCCTGCCTGAGGAAACCAACGGCGTGGCTCTGCAGACGCCGCTCCACATGGCCATAGCTCACAACCACCCAGATGTCGTTTCTGTCATCTTGGAACAAAAAG CCAACGCACTTCATGCCACCAACAACTTGCAGATCATTCCAGACTTCAGTCTCAAAGACTCCATGGACCAGACAGTCCTGGGTTTAGCCCTCTGGACAG GTATGCACACTATTGCGGCCCAGCTGCTGGGCTCCGGGGCTTCTATCAATGACACTATGTCCAACGGACAAACCCTGCTTCACATGGCTATCCAAAGACAGGACAGCAAGAGCGCCCTCTTTCTTCTGGAACATCAGGCTGACATCAACGTTAG GACACAGGAGGGACAAACGGCGCTACAGCTGGCCATCGGTAACCAGCTGCCACTAGTGGTGGATGCCATTTGCACAAGAGGAGCTGATATGTCTGTTACAAATGAAAAGGGGGATCCTCCGTTATGGCTGGCCCTCGAGAATGGCCTGGAAGATATCGCATCCACGCTG GTGCGTCATGGGTGCGATGCCACATGTTGGAGCCCGGGCCCCTCTGGCTGCCTGCAAACCCTCCTGCACAGAGCTGTGGATGAGAACAATGAGGTCTCCGCCTGCTTTCTCATCCGCAG CGGCTGTGACGTGAACAGCCCGAGGCGGCCTGGACCTAATGGGGAAGGAGATGAAGAAGCCCGAGACGGACAATCACCCCTCCACCTGGCGAGCAGCTGGGGTCTGGAGGATGTGGTGCAGTGCCTTTTAGAGTTTGGAGCTAATGTCAATGCACAA gatTCAGAGGGCAGAGCTCCCATCCACGCTGCTATCAGCAACCAGCACAACGTCATTATCCAGCTGCTTATTTCCCATCCGGAGATCCGGCTCAACCTCCGGGATCGCCAAGGAATGACGCCGTTCGCCTGCGCCATGACGCACAAGAACAACAAGGCAGCGGAGGCTATCCTAAAGAGGGAGTCCGGTGCTGCGGAACAG GTGGACAACAAAGGAAGGAATTTCCTCCATTTGGCTGTTCAAAACTCGGACATCGAAAGCGTCCTGTTCCTCATCAGCGTTCAGGCTAACGTAAACTCCCGAATTCAGGATGCTGCCAAACTCACCCCTCTCCACCTGGCTGTGCAGGCCGGTTCTGAGATCATTGTCCGCAACCTG CTGCTTGCCGGAGCCAAAGTAAACGAGCTGACCAAACACAGGCAGACGGCGCTACATCTGGCTGCCCAGCAAGACCAGGCCACTATTTGTTCTGTGTTGTTGGAGAACGGCATTGATTTTGCTGCTGAGGATGAAAATGGCAACAATg CTCTGCATCTGGCTGTGATGCAGGGCCGCCTTAACAACGTCAGAACCCTTCTGACGGAGTCCAACATCGATGCTGAGGCCTTCAATCTCAG GGGTCAGTCGCCAATGCACGTACTAGGGCATTACGGTAAAGAGAACGCGGCAGCCATCTTTGAGTTATTCCTGGAGTGTATGCCAGAATACCCTCTAGACAAGCCAGACGGCGAAGGGAACACTG TTCTGCTTCTGGCCTACATGAAAGGGAACGCCAACCTGTGCCGAGCCATCGTGAGGGCTGGGGCTCGACTGGGCGTCACAAATAATCAGGGCACGAATATTTTCAACTACCAAGTTGCAACCAAACAGCTGCTCTTCCGCCTTTTAG ATATGCTGTCCAAAGAGCCCCCTTGGTGTGATGGGTCCAACTGCTATGAATGTACTGCGAAGTTTGGTGTAACGACACGGAAACATCACTG CCGCCATTGTGGGCGCCTGCTGTGCCACAAGTGCTCTATAAAGGAGATACCAATCATCAAGTTCGACTTGAACAAGCCGGTGAGAGTGTGCGACATCTGCTTTGACGTACTGACCCTGGGTGGGGTATCGTAA
- the ube2g1a gene encoding ubiquitin-conjugating enzyme E2 G1a, translating into MTEPQSALLLRRQLAELNKNPVEGFSAGLIEDNDLYRWEVLIIGPPDTLYEGGVFKAHLTFPKDYPLRPPKMKFITDIWHPNVDKNGDVCISILHEPGEDKYGYEKPEERWLPIHTVETIMISVISMLADPNGDSPANVDAAKEWREDRHGAFKRKVARCVRKSQETAFE; encoded by the exons ATGACAGAGCCTCAGTCAGCGCTGTTACTCAGGAGACAGCTCGCAG AGCTAAACAAAAACCCAGTGGAGGGATTCTCAGCAGGCCTAATCGAGGACAATGACCTGTACAGGTGGGAGGTCCTCATCATCGGGCCTCCAGACACACTCTA TGAGGGCGGTGTGTTTAAAGCTCATCTGACTTTTCCCAAGGACTACCCCCTCAGGCCACCTAAAATGAAATTTATCACAGATATTTGGCATCCAAACG TTGACAAGAACGGAGACGTATGCATTTCTATTTTGCACGAACCGGGCGAGGACAAGTACGGCTACGAGAAACCAGAGGAGCGCTGGCTGCCCATCCACACTGTAGAAACCATCATGATTAGCGTTATCTCTATGCTGGCAGACCCAAATGGTGACTCGCCAGCCAACGTGGACGCTGCA aaaGAGTGGAGGGAAGACAGACACGGAGCATTCAAAAGGAAAGTCGCTCGTTGTGTACGAAAAAGCCAAGAGACAGCGTTTGAGTGA
- the ankfy1 gene encoding rabankyrin-5 isoform X2 → MQQKLADTERRCAVLAAQTSSQASPSQSGADTFISRLLEFVANLYQQEHYSDLKVKVAGDQYCAHKFVLAARTDVWSLANLASTAELDLTDCKAEVAMAMLRWVYTDELELSEDDAFLIDLMKLANRFQLHLLRERCEKGVMSSVNVRNCIRFYQTAEELNASTLMNYCGEIIASHWDDLRKEDFSTMSAQLLYKMIKSKTEYPLHKAIKVEREDVVFLYLIEMDSQLPGKLNELDNNGDLALDLALSRKLEGIATTLVNNKADVDMVDQSGWSLLHKAIQRGDEFASIFLIRHAAQVNAATVGAVETPLHLVCSFSPKKHTAEVMSSMARIAEALLKAGANPNMQNSKGRTPLHEAVASGNEAVFNQLLQCKQLDLELKDHEGSTALWLALQHITMSSDLSVNPFEDDAPVVNGTSFDENGFASQLIKRGSNPDAPDASTGNCLLQRAARAGNEAAALFLATHGAKVNHVNKWGESPLHTACRCGLASLTAELLQQGANPNLQTQKSLPEETNGVALQTPLHMAIAHNHPDVVSVILEQKANALHATNNLQIIPDFSLKDSMDQTVLGLALWTGMHTIAAQLLGSGASINDTMSNGQTLLHMAIQRQDSKSALFLLEHQADINVRTQEGQTALQLAIGNQLPLVVDAICTRGADMSVTNEKGDPPLWLALENGLEDIASTLVRHGCDATCWSPGPSGCLQTLLHRAVDENNEVSACFLIRSGCDVNSPRRPGPNGEGDEEARDGQSPLHLASSWGLEDVVQCLLEFGANVNAQDSEGRAPIHAAISNQHNVIIQLLISHPEIRLNLRDRQGMTPFACAMTHKNNKAAEAILKRESGAAEQVDNKGRNFLHLAVQNSDIESVLFLISVQANVNSRIQDAAKLTPLHLAVQAGSEIIVRNLLLAGAKVNELTKHRQTALHLAAQQDQATICSVLLENGIDFAAEDENGNNALHLAVMQGRLNNVRTLLTESNIDAEAFNLRGQSPMHVLGHYGKENAAAIFELFLECMPEYPLDKPDGEGNTVLLLAYMKGNANLCRAIVRAGARLGVTNNQGTNIFNYQVATKQLLFRLLDMLSKEPPWCDGSNCYECTAKFGVTTRKHHCRHCGRLLCHKCSIKEIPIIKFDLNKPVRVCDICFDVLTLGGVS, encoded by the exons ATGCAGCAGAAGCTGGCCGACACCGAGAGGCGCTGCGCCGTGCTCGCCGCGCAGACTTCCAGCCAGGCCTCTCCCAGCCAATCGGGTGCAGACACCTTCATCAGCCGCCTGCTGGAATTTGTGGCCAACCTCTACCAACAGGAACACTACAG TGATCTGAAAGTGAAAGTCGCGGGCGATCAATACTGTGCCCATAAGTTTGTGCTGGCCGCTCGCACCGATGTCTGGAGTCTGGCCAACCTGGCATCCACCGCTGAACTGGACCTTACTG ACTGCAAAGCTGAGGTAGCCATGGCGATGCTGCGCTGGGTGTACACAGACGAGTTGGAGCTCAGTGAGGATGACGCTTTTCTGATTGACCTGATGAAGCTGGCCAACCGGTTCCAGCTTCACCTGCTCAGAGAGCG GTGTGAAAAAGGTGTGATGTCATCTGTAAACGTGAGGAACTGCATTCGCTTCTACCAAACAGCTGAGGAGCTGAACGCCAGCACCCTGATGAACTACTGTGGCGAGATCATAGCCAGCCACTGG GATGATCTGCGAAAAGAAGATTTCAGTACCATGAGTGCCCAACTTTTGTACAAGATGATCAAATCGAAAACGGAGTACCCTCTCCACAAAGCCATCAAAGTCGAGCGGGAAGATGTGGTGTTTCTATATCTTATAGAGATGGATTCGCAG TTACCGGGGAAACTGAATGAACTGGACAACAACGGGGACCTCGCTCTGGACCTGGCGCTCTCCAGAAAACTGGAGGGGATCGCCACGACTCTGGTTAACAACAAAGCTGACGTGGACATGGTGGATCAGAGCGGCTGGAGCCTCCTTCATAAGGCCATCCAGAGAG GGGACGAATTTGCTTCCATCTTCCTGATCCGCCACGCGGCTCAGGTGAACGCAGCCACAGTGGGGGCAGTGGAAACCCCTCTCCATCTGGTCTGCTCCTTCAGCCCCAAGAAACACACGGCCGAGGTGATGAGCAGCATGGCCCGAATCGCAGAAGCTCTGCTCAAAGCCGGCGCTAACCCCAACATGCAGAACAGCAAAGGCAG AACTCCGCTGCATGAAGCCGTGGCGTCGGGGAACGAGGCCGTGTTCAATCAGCTGCTACAGTGCAAACA ACTCGACCTGGAGCTGAAGGACCATGAAGGCAGCACAGCTCTGTGGCTGGCTCTGCAGCACATCACCATGTCATCAGATCTCTCTGTGAACCCGTTCGAGGACGACGCCCCGGTCGTGAACGGGACGTCGTTCGACGAGAACGGCTTTGCCTCTCAGCTCATCAAGAGAGGAAGCAATCCCGACGCACCAGACGCCTCCACAG GAAACTGCCTCTTGCAGAGAGCAGCTCGGGCAGGCAACGAAGCGGCGGCGCTTTTTCTGGCGACTCACGGGGCAAAAGTCAACCACGTGAATAAATGG GGCGAGAGCCCGCTTCATACGGCGTGTCGCTGCGGCCTGGCCAGCCTGACCGCCGAACTGCTCCAGCAGGGCGCCAACCCCAACCTGCAGACCCAGAAGTCCCTGCCTGAGGAAACCAACGGCGTGGCTCTGCAGACGCCGCTCCACATGGCCATAGCTCACAACCACCCAGATGTCGTTTCTGTCATCTTGGAACAAAAAG CCAACGCACTTCATGCCACCAACAACTTGCAGATCATTCCAGACTTCAGTCTCAAAGACTCCATGGACCAGACAGTCCTGGGTTTAGCCCTCTGGACAG GTATGCACACTATTGCGGCCCAGCTGCTGGGCTCCGGGGCTTCTATCAATGACACTATGTCCAACGGACAAACCCTGCTTCACATGGCTATCCAAAGACAGGACAGCAAGAGCGCCCTCTTTCTTCTGGAACATCAGGCTGACATCAACGTTAG GACACAGGAGGGACAAACGGCGCTACAGCTGGCCATCGGTAACCAGCTGCCACTAGTGGTGGATGCCATTTGCACAAGAGGAGCTGATATGTCTGTTACAAATGAAAAGGGGGATCCTCCGTTATGGCTGGCCCTCGAGAATGGCCTGGAAGATATCGCATCCACGCTG GTGCGTCATGGGTGCGATGCCACATGTTGGAGCCCGGGCCCCTCTGGCTGCCTGCAAACCCTCCTGCACAGAGCTGTGGATGAGAACAATGAGGTCTCCGCCTGCTTTCTCATCCGCAG CGGCTGTGACGTGAACAGCCCGAGGCGGCCTGGACCTAATGGGGAAGGAGATGAAGAAGCCCGAGACGGACAATCACCCCTCCACCTGGCGAGCAGCTGGGGTCTGGAGGATGTGGTGCAGTGCCTTTTAGAGTTTGGAGCTAATGTCAATGCACAA gatTCAGAGGGCAGAGCTCCCATCCACGCTGCTATCAGCAACCAGCACAACGTCATTATCCAGCTGCTTATTTCCCATCCGGAGATCCGGCTCAACCTCCGGGATCGCCAAGGAATGACGCCGTTCGCCTGCGCCATGACGCACAAGAACAACAAGGCAGCGGAGGCTATCCTAAAGAGGGAGTCCGGTGCTGCGGAACAG GTGGACAACAAAGGAAGGAATTTCCTCCATTTGGCTGTTCAAAACTCGGACATCGAAAGCGTCCTGTTCCTCATCAGCGTTCAGGCTAACGTAAACTCCCGAATTCAGGATGCTGCCAAACTCACCCCTCTCCACCTGGCTGTGCAGGCCGGTTCTGAGATCATTGTCCGCAACCTG CTGCTTGCCGGAGCCAAAGTAAACGAGCTGACCAAACACAGGCAGACGGCGCTACATCTGGCTGCCCAGCAAGACCAGGCCACTATTTGTTCTGTGTTGTTGGAGAACGGCATTGATTTTGCTGCTGAGGATGAAAATGGCAACAATg CTCTGCATCTGGCTGTGATGCAGGGCCGCCTTAACAACGTCAGAACCCTTCTGACGGAGTCCAACATCGATGCTGAGGCCTTCAATCTCAG GGGTCAGTCGCCAATGCACGTACTAGGGCATTACGGTAAAGAGAACGCGGCAGCCATCTTTGAGTTATTCCTGGAGTGTATGCCAGAATACCCTCTAGACAAGCCAGACGGCGAAGGGAACACTG TTCTGCTTCTGGCCTACATGAAAGGGAACGCCAACCTGTGCCGAGCCATCGTGAGGGCTGGGGCTCGACTGGGCGTCACAAATAATCAGGGCACGAATATTTTCAACTACCAAGTTGCAACCAAACAGCTGCTCTTCCGCCTTTTAG ATATGCTGTCCAAAGAGCCCCCTTGGTGTGATGGGTCCAACTGCTATGAATGTACTGCGAAGTTTGGTGTAACGACACGGAAACATCACTG CCGCCATTGTGGGCGCCTGCTGTGCCACAAGTGCTCTATAAAGGAGATACCAATCATCAAGTTCGACTTGAACAAGCCGGTGAGAGTGTGCGACATCTGCTTTGACGTACTGACCCTGGGTGGGGTATCGTAA